Proteins from a single region of Apium graveolens cultivar Ventura chromosome 7, ASM990537v1, whole genome shotgun sequence:
- the LOC141675307 gene encoding protein ACCELERATED CELL DEATH 6-like, which produces MNLRLYIAAKKGNIDGFINALKTPSTIYNQMTPQKNTVLHVAANFGNEDLTGFLVHHFQTLLSKRNHRGDTALHMAASAGHLGVVDVLVRFQIDQLKKDSSLDVDLERNDETPYGKLGERVDVNDDGNTPLHEAVKNNHEKVAEYLIEANIEDAFYVNKQGKSALYMAIEAKKINCAKTILITRLSYTNQYILDEAITKGKSLVHATVTARNIELLQKVGKIKPAVIHVKDEYGQTPLHHAAALNFLEGVEFLVHKFKMDIYEKNAYGFYPLHSASKNGHVGILKKLLQHCPDAKEFVNDDNQNILHVAAMYGKDSVVRYILSTPELDLLLNEKDKDGNTPLHLATINWHPEVLSSLTWDKRVDLGLVNLEGLTAIDSAEEKMEAMTSYRQRLTWMALKSAGTEKAKLQNKPKLDRLKSATNEPYDMDYSKDRVNTLLLVSTLVATVTFAAGFTMPGGYSNSEPDEGMATLLNKITFQVFVICDTIALYSAIMVAVTLIWAQLGDLTLVLNALKVAIPLLGISLTMMSLAFMAGVYLVVSKLVWLANVVLILGIISLACLLSLFIPLNLPYTSTHTILRYISYYPFCLLMLASGSYYDPVEHDSY; this is translated from the exons ATGAATCTTCGATTGTACATAGCTGCAAAGAAAGGAAATATTGATGGATTCATTAATGCTTTAAAGACCCCATCGACAATTTACAACCAGATGACTCCTCAAAAAAATACCGTGCTTCATGTGGCAGCTAATTTTGGAAACGAGGATCTCACAGGGTTTCTTGTCCACCATTTCCAGACCTTGCTCAGCAAAAGAAATCACAGGGGCGACACAGCCCTCCACATGGCTGCTAGCGCTGGTCACCTAGGCGTAGTTGATGTCCTTGTAAGATTCCAGATTGACCAATTGAAAAAGGACTCTTCACTTGATGTTGATTTAGAGAGGAATGATGAGACACCATATGGTAAATTGGGAGAAAGGGTTGATGTAAATGATGATGGTAATACACCTTTGCATGAAGCAGTGAAGAATAATCATGAAAAGGTTGCAGAGTACCTCATTGAAGCAAATATAGAAGATGCATTTTATGTAAATAAGCAGGGCAAATCAGCATTATACATGGCAATTGAAGCTAAGAAAATCAACTGCGCTAAAACTATATTAATCACCAGGCTCTCCTATACCAATCAATATATTCTAGATGAAGCAATTACAAAGGGAAAATCTCTGGTCCATGCCACGGTAACAGCAAGGAATATAG AACTGTTGCAAAAAGTCGGAAAAATAAAGCCTGCagttatacatgtcaaagatgAGTATGGGCAAACTCCACTTCATCATGCAGCAGCACTTAATTTTTTAGAGGGCGTCGAATTCTTAGTTCACAAATTTAAAATGGACATATATGAAAAGAATGCTTATGGATTCTACCCTCTGCATTCTGCTTCAAAAAACGGCCATGTTGGGATACTTAAGAAATTGCTTCAGCATTGTCCAGATGCGAAAGAGTTTGTGAATGATGATAATCAAAATATTCTTCACGTTGCAGCTATGTATGGGAAAGACAGTGTTGTGAGGTACATTCTTAGTACCCCAGAGCTTGATTTGCTTTTAAATGAAAAGGATAAGGATGGCAACACACCTTTGCATCTGGCAACAATCAATTGGCATCCAGAAGTTTTAAGTTCCCTGACATGGGATAAAAGAGTTGACCTAGGGCTTGTGAACCTCGAAGGTTTAACGGCTATAGATTCTGCTGAAGAAAAAATGGAAGCAATGACTTCCTATAGACAG CGATTAACATGGATGGCACTAAAGTCTGCTGGAACTGAAAAAGCAAAGCTTCAGAACAAGCCCAAACTGGACAGACTAAAGTCTGCAACAAACGAGCCATATGACATGGATTACAGCAAGGATAGGGTCAACACTCTCTTGCTGGTGTCAACCCTTGTAGCTACGGTGACCTTTGCAGCTGGTTTCACTATGCCTGGTGGCTACAGCAATTCTGAGCCAGACGAGGGCATGGCCACTTTACTAAATAAGATCACTTTTCAGGTATTCGTGATTTGTGACACTATAGCATTGTATAGTGCCATTATGGTGGCTGTCACCCTGATCTGGGCACAGTTAGGTGATCTTACATTGGTGCTCAATGCTCTTAAAGTGGCAATACCATTATTGGGGATCTCTCTCACAATGATGTCGTTGGCATTTATGGCAGGCGTGTATCTTGTGGTTAGCAAACTCGTCTGGCTTGCCAATGTTGTTTTGATATTGGGAATAATATCTCTTGCATGTCTTCTATCACTCTTCATTCCACTCAATTTACCTTATACCTCCACCCATACTATATTACGTTACATCTCCTACTATCCTTTCTGTTTGTTAATGCTGGCTTCTGGGAGTTACTATGATCCAGTTGAGCATGATTCATATTAA